The DNA region CGTGTCCGGGCTGAACAGGTTGATCAGCAGGTTGTAGGAGACCTCGGCGTCGAGGCTGACGCCGTTCTCGATGAAGGTGCGCAGGCCCTCGAGGCGCTCGACGACGATCAAACCGCCGGTACCGCGGGCCGACAGGGTGGTCGCGGCCAGCACGATCTCGTGAAAGGTCGACTCCACCTTCTCCTGCTTGGCGAGGCCCCACAGCGGGTTGCGGCCGAAGTTGGCGAGGGCGTGGCGAATCTCGTGCTGAAACAGGATGACGGTGGCTACCGGCAGCAGCAGCAGCAGGCTTTCGAGAATCTCCTGGAGGGTCTCCAGGCGGGCCAGCCGCGCCACCACATAGACCAGGCCGACGAACACGATGCCGAGAAGGGTCTGGGCGGCCCGCGTGCCGCGCACCAGCAGCAGCAGGTTGTAGATGACGATGGCGACGGCCAGGACATCGATCAGGTCGCGCACCGTCACCAGCCCGAGGAAGTCGCTCAGCACGATGCCTCCGTGGGCTCGGCGATGGCCTGCCAGGCGGTCAGGAAGCGCACCGTCTCGTCGACATCGTGCACTCGCAGCAGGGCGGCGCCACCGGCCGCTGCCCAGGCCGCCGCCGCCAGACTCTCGGGCTGACGCTCGGCGGCCGGCCGGCCGGTGAGGTGCCCCAGGAAGCTCTTGCGACTCGCCCCCACCAGCAGGGGGCTGCCGATGGCGTGGAAGCGCGGCAGGTGATGCAGGATCTCGAGGTTCTGGCGGTAGGTCTTGCCGAAGCCGATGCCGGGATCGAGGACGATCTGGTCCTCGTCGACGCCGGCGGCGCGGGCGCGGGCCTTGGCGCTGGCGAGCTCGTCGCCGATCTCCTGCAGCAGGTCGTCGAAGGCGATCTCGCGCTGCATGGAGGAGATCTCGCCGCGGCTGTGCATCAGCACCAGCGGGCAGCCGGCGGCGGCGACGGCGCGGCCGAGGACGGGATCGCCCAGGGCGCTGATGTCGTTGATCAGATCGGCGCCCTCGGCGAGGGCCGCCTCTGCCACCGCGCCCTTGCGGGTGTCGACGGAGAGCGGGGCCTCGGTGGCCCGGCGCAGAGCGCGCAGCACCGGCAGCAGGCGCTCCTTCTCCTCCTCCGGCGGCACGGTGGCGGCGCCCTCGCCGTAGACGCCGCCGCCGGGGCGGGTCGACTCGGCCCCCAAGTCGAGCAGGTCGGCACCGGCTTCGAGCATGGCGTGGGCGTGGTCGACGGCGCGCTCGGGATCGAGCCACAGACCGCCGTCGCTGAACGAGTCGGGCGTCAGATTGAGCACCGCCATGACGCGGGGAGGGCCGCCCAGACCGAGGACACGTCCGCCCGGCAGGCGGAGGCGAGGGGAAAGGGCGGCGGTCTTCAAGGACGGATCAGCCTTCGCTGGGGGAGCCCGCGGGCTCGACCGCCTCCTCGGTCGGCTCGCCCACATCGCCGTCGCCCGGGGAGGCTGCTTCG from Acidobacteriota bacterium includes:
- the cdaA gene encoding diadenylate cyclase CdaA, producing the protein MLSDFLGLVTVRDLIDVLAVAIVIYNLLLLVRGTRAAQTLLGIVFVGLVYVVARLARLETLQEILESLLLLLPVATVILFQHEIRHALANFGRNPLWGLAKQEKVESTFHEIVLAATTLSARGTGGLIVVERLEGLRTFIENGVSLDAEVSYNLLINLFSPDTPLHDGAVVIQDDRIAAAACFLPLTFSPEVSSDLGTRHRAALGISEETDAVAVVISEETGTISIAFEGELTRDLDSKGLRNTLYKLLITDLYPQGGGTE
- the folP gene encoding dihydropteroate synthase — its product is MKTAALSPRLRLPGGRVLGLGGPPRVMAVLNLTPDSFSDGGLWLDPERAVDHAHAMLEAGADLLDLGAESTRPGGGVYGEGAATVPPEEEKERLLPVLRALRRATEAPLSVDTRKGAVAEAALAEGADLINDISALGDPVLGRAVAAAGCPLVLMHSRGEISSMQREIAFDDLLQEIGDELASAKARARAAGVDEDQIVLDPGIGFGKTYRQNLEILHHLPRFHAIGSPLLVGASRKSFLGHLTGRPAAERQPESLAAAAWAAAGGAALLRVHDVDETVRFLTAWQAIAEPTEASC